One Halalkalicoccus sp. NIPERK01 genomic region harbors:
- a CDS encoding digeranylgeranylglycerophospholipid reductase produces the protein MNEQFDVVVAGAGPAGAQCARDLAARGYDVVVLETEQEDEFPRQSNKSTGGTFPSMLSAFGIPDDVVMHFTDSVVIESPNEHFVREQAGGVLDFGAFKTFLVEDGTEKGAEYRFDARVSNPITEGGEIVGVQYNGSREVYGDIVVDATGPAAPLAKALDVSDLKRENQAIGIEYEFEGVDLDAAGHADLTDAMMLRLDHTYAPGGYAWIFHTGEDTAKVGLCYIQNESYQRYAETRRTVDGYLEHWLDTDPRFADAERIEGRQHRGSAHIQPPGALSTDNFMAIGDTVPTIDPLWGEGINKGMRSGRAAAITADQCLIPDERDTSAENVSLYDDLWHGEVAPGADARLFMTELLYLVPNERYDSLLRDLRNLDRDTLSGINNGNKLAIAKLLQFDDLPLLAQFAKQRLKAYRS, from the coding sequence ATGAACGAACAGTTCGACGTGGTCGTCGCCGGCGCCGGTCCCGCGGGCGCACAGTGTGCTCGCGACCTCGCGGCGCGGGGGTACGACGTGGTCGTCCTCGAGACCGAACAGGAAGACGAGTTCCCGCGCCAGAGCAACAAGTCGACCGGCGGGACGTTCCCCTCGATGCTGAGCGCGTTCGGGATTCCGGACGACGTCGTGATGCACTTCACCGACAGCGTCGTCATCGAATCGCCCAACGAACACTTCGTCCGGGAGCAGGCCGGCGGCGTGCTGGATTTCGGCGCGTTCAAGACGTTCCTCGTCGAGGACGGCACGGAGAAGGGGGCCGAGTACCGGTTCGACGCCCGCGTCTCGAACCCGATCACCGAGGGCGGCGAGATCGTCGGGGTGCAGTATAACGGCTCACGGGAGGTGTACGGGGACATCGTCGTCGACGCCACCGGGCCGGCCGCCCCGCTCGCGAAGGCGCTCGACGTGAGCGATCTCAAGCGGGAGAACCAGGCGATCGGCATCGAGTACGAATTCGAGGGGGTCGACCTCGACGCGGCGGGCCACGCGGATTTGACCGACGCGATGATGCTCCGACTCGATCACACGTACGCCCCGGGCGGCTACGCCTGGATCTTCCACACCGGTGAGGACACGGCGAAGGTCGGCCTCTGTTACATCCAGAACGAGAGCTACCAGCGCTACGCCGAGACGCGCCGGACGGTCGACGGCTACCTCGAACACTGGTTGGACACCGACCCCCGGTTCGCCGACGCCGAGCGGATCGAGGGGCGACAGCACCGGGGATCCGCCCACATCCAGCCCCCCGGCGCCCTGAGCACGGACAACTTCATGGCGATCGGCGACACGGTGCCGACGATCGACCCGCTGTGGGGTGAGGGGATCAACAAGGGGATGCGATCCGGGCGAGCGGCCGCGATCACCGCCGATCAGTGTCTCATCCCCGACGAGCGCGATACCTCGGCCGAGAACGTCTCGCTGTACGACGACCTCTGGCACGGCGAGGTCGCGCCGGGGGCGGACGCGCGGCTGTTCATGACGGAACTGCTGTATCTCGTCCCCAACGAGCGGTACGATAGCCTGCTCCGGGACCTCCGGAACCTCGATCGGGACACCCTGAGCGGGATCAACAACGGGAACAAGCTGGCGATCGCGAAACTCCTCCAGTTCGACGACCTCCCGTTGCTCGCGCAGTTCGCGAAACAGCGCCTCAAGGCCTATCGGAGCTAG